In Halobaculum magnesiiphilum, the following proteins share a genomic window:
- a CDS encoding ABC transporter permease, protein MTRISGKYLAKRIVVSYLTLLVIMSLLFVLLRSMPGSFITSMISSGMTAEQIERIRETWGLNEPLWRQYLDFMINYQTGNFGRSPTYNAPVADLMIRRMPRTLILFGSTFLIGFIIGPLVGMYLGWWRGSKKDKSIFSTSLLLYSMPSFWISWLFIWVFNYEFGLLPSAYMFTQFPEFQWTAFTVMRDVLYHIALPIMSLTFIGWVGSMLIMRPTMNQVTDEGYVFLARAKGLSERTVMIKHAARNALIPVATGAVVGLAFLIDGSIIIENVFNWPGMGQIIVTSVLERDFPVAQATFFLLAVLVVIMRLLTDVVYTYLDPRIKFGEGE, encoded by the coding sequence ATGACCAGAATCAGTGGAAAATACCTCGCAAAGCGGATCGTCGTTTCGTACCTGACGCTCCTGGTGATCATGTCGCTTCTGTTCGTCCTCCTGCGGAGCATGCCGGGCTCGTTCATCACGAGCATGATCAGCTCCGGCATGACGGCCGAACAGATCGAGCGGATCCGGGAGACGTGGGGACTGAACGAACCGCTGTGGAGACAGTATCTCGACTTCATGATCAACTACCAGACCGGCAACTTCGGCCGGTCGCCCACGTACAACGCCCCCGTGGCGGATCTCATGATCCGCCGGATGCCGCGGACGCTGATCCTGTTCGGATCGACGTTCCTGATCGGCTTCATCATCGGCCCGCTGGTCGGGATGTACCTCGGCTGGTGGCGCGGGTCGAAGAAGGACAAGTCCATCTTCAGTACCTCGCTGCTGCTGTACTCGATGCCCAGCTTCTGGATCTCGTGGCTGTTCATCTGGGTGTTCAACTACGAGTTCGGCCTGTTGCCGAGCGCGTACATGTTCACGCAGTTCCCCGAGTTCCAGTGGACCGCCTTCACCGTGATGCGTGACGTGCTGTACCACATCGCGCTGCCGATCATGAGCCTCACGTTCATCGGCTGGGTCGGGTCCATGCTCATCATGCGCCCGACCATGAACCAGGTCACCGACGAGGGGTACGTGTTCCTCGCACGGGCGAAGGGCCTCTCGGAGCGGACGGTGATGATCAAACACGCCGCGCGCAACGCGCTCATCCCGGTGGCGACCGGCGCGGTCGTCGGGCTGGCGTTCCTCATCGACGGCTCGATCATCATCGAGAACGTGTTCAACTGGCCGGGCATGGGACAGATCATCGTCACGTCGGTGCTGGAGCGCGACTTCCCGGTCGCACAGGCCACGTTCTTCCTGTTGGCCGTGCTGGTCGTCATCATGCGGCTGCTCACCGACGTCGTGTACACGTACCTCGATCCCCGGATCAAGTTCGGGGAGGGTGAATAA
- a CDS encoding ABC transporter permease translates to MATGQGDTETDGESYARRWGPRIERLKRGWSRYTEHNIGILGLVILAIFSLWAVIPGVFAPHTPDWIAYIGEPPIESRLTADQVRSLPHPPAFGDPFFAPLGTNANGNGILSLVIYSASNAMYIGLAAGLLSSLVGVPLGLISGFYGDTWIDEAIQRFVDIMYGLPFLPFLIVLVAIRGITTTNIIIGIAVTSWLNNCITIRGETLSLKERSYVESAKVAGASDTRIIFRHIMPNVLPISFVFLAQDAAGAVIAQASLAYLGLADFTANSWGIMLENIKSQGYIFDAWWWLLPPGIALMLMAASFYFIGFSMEDVTNPQR, encoded by the coding sequence ATGGCAACCGGACAAGGAGACACCGAGACCGACGGCGAATCGTACGCGCGGCGCTGGGGGCCGCGGATCGAGCGACTCAAGCGCGGCTGGAGCCGGTACACCGAGCACAACATCGGTATCCTCGGGCTCGTTATCCTCGCGATATTCAGCCTGTGGGCGGTCATCCCGGGCGTCTTCGCGCCCCACACCCCAGACTGGATCGCGTACATCGGCGAACCCCCCATCGAGAGCCGACTCACGGCCGACCAGGTCCGCTCGCTCCCGCACCCGCCGGCGTTCGGGGACCCGTTCTTCGCACCGCTGGGGACGAACGCGAACGGGAACGGCATCCTCTCGCTCGTGATCTACTCCGCGAGCAACGCCATGTACATCGGCCTGGCCGCCGGACTGCTGTCCAGCCTCGTGGGCGTTCCCCTGGGCCTGATCTCCGGGTTCTACGGCGACACGTGGATCGACGAGGCGATCCAGCGGTTCGTCGACATCATGTACGGCCTGCCGTTCCTGCCGTTCCTGATCGTGCTCGTCGCGATCCGAGGGATCACGACGACGAACATCATCATCGGCATCGCGGTCACCTCCTGGCTCAACAACTGTATCACGATACGCGGGGAGACGCTCTCGCTGAAGGAGCGGTCGTACGTCGAGTCCGCGAAGGTCGCCGGGGCCTCCGACACCCGGATCATCTTCCGGCACATCATGCCGAACGTCCTCCCCATCTCGTTCGTGTTCCTCGCGCAGGACGCCGCGGGCGCGGTCATCGCGCAGGCGTCGCTGGCGTATCTCGGGCTGGCGGACTTCACCGCCAACTCCTGGGGGATCATGCTCGAGAACATCAAATCGCAGGGGTACATCTTCGACGCCTGGTGGTGGCTGCTGCCGCCGGGGATCGCGCTGATGTTGATGGCCGCATCGTTCTACTTCATCGGCTTCTCGATGGAGGACGTGACCAACCCGCAGCGGTGA
- a CDS encoding ABC transporter ATP-binding protein: MTLLEVNDLSIRYAVDDGSSVHASDDVSFSVEPGETYGLVGESGCGKTTLAKSLVHLLDDNGYIEEGEVWFDTTLPQWADENGDPKQSVIDDPDKPVREDGKTNLAELDDKQIRDIRWRDIAIIPQSAMNALNPVYKVGDQIVEAILRHEPETTAEEAHERARDLLERVGIEPDRADDYAHQFSGGMKQRAVIAMAMACSPDLLIADEPTTALDVIIQDRILEELEALQEEFGVSILVISHDISVMAEICDRMAVMYGGKVMESGRTEDIFGETANPYTLGLKNSFPTITSTDQDLVSIPGTPPTLRDPDEGCRFRDRCPFAVEECHAAHPPMYDVAAADEDGRTVEATDRRAHATACYRIDDLEQLRTDALNESTWTDQTIENR, from the coding sequence ATGACACTACTCGAAGTAAACGACCTCTCGATCCGATACGCGGTCGACGACGGCTCGTCGGTTCACGCCAGCGACGACGTGAGCTTCTCCGTCGAGCCCGGCGAGACCTACGGGCTCGTCGGCGAGTCCGGCTGCGGGAAGACGACCCTGGCGAAGAGCCTCGTGCACCTGCTCGACGACAACGGGTACATCGAGGAGGGGGAGGTGTGGTTCGACACGACGCTCCCCCAGTGGGCCGACGAGAACGGCGACCCGAAGCAGTCGGTCATCGACGACCCGGACAAGCCGGTTCGCGAGGACGGGAAGACGAACCTCGCGGAGCTCGACGACAAGCAGATCCGCGACATCCGCTGGCGCGACATCGCCATCATCCCGCAGTCGGCGATGAACGCCCTGAACCCGGTGTACAAGGTCGGCGACCAGATCGTCGAGGCGATCCTCCGACACGAGCCGGAGACCACCGCCGAGGAGGCGCACGAACGCGCCCGCGACCTGCTCGAGCGCGTCGGCATCGAGCCGGACCGCGCCGACGACTACGCACATCAGTTCTCCGGCGGGATGAAACAGCGGGCGGTCATCGCCATGGCGATGGCCTGCAGCCCGGACCTGCTGATCGCGGACGAGCCGACGACGGCGTTGGACGTGATCATCCAAGACCGGATCCTCGAGGAGCTGGAGGCGCTCCAGGAGGAGTTCGGCGTCTCGATCCTCGTCATCAGCCACGACATCTCGGTGATGGCGGAGATCTGCGACCGGATGGCCGTGATGTACGGCGGGAAGGTGATGGAGTCGGGGCGCACGGAGGACATCTTCGGCGAGACCGCGAACCCGTACACGCTCGGGCTGAAGAACTCCTTCCCGACGATCACCTCGACGGATCAGGACCTCGTTTCCATCCCGGGGACGCCGCCGACGCTGCGTGACCCCGACGAGGGGTGTCGCTTCCGCGACCGGTGTCCGTTCGCCGTCGAGGAGTGTCACGCCGCGCACCCGCCGATGTACGACGTCGCCGCCGCCGACGAGGACGGCCGGACGGTGGAGGCGACGGACCGGCGGGCACACGCGACGGCCTGCTACCGAATCGACGACCTCGAACAGCTCCGAACCGACGCACTCAACGAATCCACATGGACCGATCAGACGATCGAGAACCGTTAG